From one Dysidea avara chromosome 9, odDysAvar1.4, whole genome shotgun sequence genomic stretch:
- the LOC136267220 gene encoding uncharacterized protein, with protein sequence MTITEGTHVFLSEVLFCGSINTITSTTATTSAAIVSTTSLTTDITAIPYTTSTFLSTTTTPVSSGNDGSSGSNIGLIVIVIVLAIIIIVLIIIGVVVIIVLWKRNKSESTKPEGVYYSTIDGGTLQTSLPSKPEPVYTEISDEQNNTKNISNTSPTQQHVTIQDNPAYSDPKEQVALQDNPASSDVVNEQIKLQDNPAYGITSI encoded by the exons ATGACTATTACTGAGGGTACACATGTGTTCCTAAGTGAAGTGTTATTTTGTG GTAGTATAAACACCATTACTTCTACTACTGCCACTACATCAGCTGctattgtcagtacaacaagtCTAACCACTGATATAACTGCCATACCATATACAACTAGCACTTTCTTGTCAACTACTACAACTCCAGTATCCTCAGGCAATGATGGGAGCTCCGGTTCCAACATTGGATTAATAGTAATTGTGATAGTACTAGCAATTATAATCATTGTTCTTATCATCATTGGAGTTGTGGTTATAATTGTGCTGTGGAAGAGAAACAAAAGTGAATCCACTAAACCAGAGGGTGTATATTACAGTACTATTGATGGGGGAACATTACAAACATCTCTACCAAGCAAACCAGAACCAGTTTACACTGAAATAAGTGATGAACAAAACAATACTAAGAATATCTCCAATACCAGCCCCACCCAGCAACATGTCACCATCCAGGATAATCCTGCTTATTCTGATCCTAAAGAACAAGTTGCATTACAAGATAATCCTGCTTCTTCTGATGTAGTAAATGAACAAATCAAGTTACAAGATAATCCTGCTTATGGAATTACCTCAATCTAG